From a region of the Candidatus Jettenia caeni genome:
- a CDS encoding transposase, whose amino-acid sequence MKQQKRDVKKLAGTDKRPLQEQKKKKSKKDYRVRNWSEYTEALRQRGSLDVWIDEGVQEKWNAEPTGQRGSPPTYSDLAITSTLQLGIVFHQRLRQTEGLVKSLFRLMNIPLKVPDYSTLSRRGETVGISLAKEKKENLVLVLDSSGLKVYGEGEWKVRQHGYTKRRTWRKIHLSITPDGEIRAQELTENSTGDSEVVDKLLSQEESRIDTFAGDGSYDKRKVYESCKRRGILRILIPPRKDAKIWQHGNCSTEPHVRDETIRHIRRTSLRQWKERVGYHVRSLVENAIFRFKTIFGDRLYARNLAQQRTEVGIKASFLNRMMKLGMPESYAIS is encoded by the coding sequence ATGAAGCAACAGAAACGGGACGTAAAGAAACTAGCAGGAACAGATAAAAGGCCGCTCCAAGAACAGAAAAAGAAGAAATCAAAGAAGGACTACCGGGTAAGAAACTGGTCAGAGTATACAGAGGCATTAAGACAAAGAGGGTCTCTTGATGTATGGATAGATGAGGGGGTACAAGAGAAATGGAATGCAGAGCCAACGGGCCAAAGAGGGTCTCCCCCTACGTATAGTGATCTGGCCATAACATCAACGCTTCAGTTGGGTATCGTATTTCATCAAAGACTTCGTCAAACAGAAGGATTAGTCAAATCACTGTTTCGGCTCATGAATATCCCTCTGAAGGTTCCTGATTATTCAACCCTGTCTCGAAGAGGTGAAACAGTGGGAATTTCTTTAGCGAAAGAGAAGAAAGAGAATCTGGTATTAGTCCTTGATAGCAGTGGGTTAAAGGTCTATGGGGAAGGGGAATGGAAGGTAAGACAGCATGGATATACCAAGAGAAGAACATGGAGAAAGATTCATTTGTCCATTACTCCTGATGGAGAGATAAGAGCACAAGAGCTTACCGAGAATAGTACTGGTGATTCAGAGGTAGTAGATAAGCTTCTAAGCCAGGAAGAGTCAAGGATTGATACCTTTGCCGGTGATGGCTCCTATGATAAGAGGAAGGTCTATGAGAGTTGTAAGAGAAGAGGGATTCTCAGAATACTTATTCCTCCGAGGAAGGATGCAAAGATATGGCAGCATGGCAACTGCAGTACAGAGCCACATGTCCGAGATGAGACGATAAGGCATATCAGAAGAACTTCCCTAAGACAGTGGAAAGAGCGTGTTGGTTACCACGTCCGCTCTCTGGTTGAGAATGCGATATTTCGATTCAAAACCATCTTTGGCGATAGGCTTTATGCCAGAAATCTTGCTCAACAAAGAACAGAAGTAGGTATCAAGGCATCTTTTTTAAACCGTATGATGAAATTAGGAATGCCGGAAAGTTATGCGATCTCATAA